Below is a genomic region from Gigantopelta aegis isolate Gae_Host chromosome 1, Gae_host_genome, whole genome shotgun sequence.
CAGACTGAAACACATGCAGAGGTGGAaatagataaagtttgttttgtttaacgacaccactggagtacactgattaattaatcatcgacatttggtaattctgactcgtagtcatgagggggaaacctgctacatttttcctaatgcaacaagggatcttttaatagGGACGTGACACCTCAGGAAACTGATACAGGGATATAAATAGATTAAATATGGACGTGACACCTTAGGAAACAGGCACAACAGAGGTGTAAATAGATTAAATAGGGATGTAACACCTTAGGAAACAGACACAGAGgtgtaaacaaattaaacagaGATGTGACACCTTAGAAAATGGACACAGAGGTATAAATAGATTAAATAGGGACAGAGGTGTAAATAGATTTAATAGAGATGTGACACCTTAGGAAACAGGCACAACAGAGGTGTAAATAGATTAAACAGGGACAGAGGTGTAAATAGATTTAATAGAGATGTGACACCTTAGGAAACAGGCACAGAGGTGTAAATAGATTTCCCCCCTAATTTAAATGACTAGTTGGAATGGGAACAAAATAATTGGCCCTACCTTTTGTTGTGTCCTCAGAGACTCGAGTTCCTTCTCTAGCTTCACGCGCACCTGCTTTTCCAGGTGCTCGCGCCGTTCACTCACGGACTGCAGAGAAACGAAAGCCTTCTGGACCTGGTCTATCTTGTCTATGTGGGCCTGCTTCTTGTTGCACTGAAACAGGACGTtggctttgtttaatgacaccactagagcacattgatttattaatcataggctactggagttcaaacatttggtaattttgacatatagtcttaagagaggaaactcgctacatttttccattagtagcaaggacaAGGAAAATGTTTAACGCAATTTCCTTTTAAGCATTCAAAAACATCAAGTGAAAAGATTGGTGGACAAGTACTTGTCCAGTGGATTAGTCCAAActtttgcttatttctatcactgtgttgggtttttttggggggttttaaaccTCAATACTTAAATGGGCTATCTGGCCACAgaaatgtaacaataatttacaCCATTATTCATATGTTTCAAAGAATGTGTCCTTCCTTGCAATGTGATGAACAATTCAATATTGCTTGAAATCCTAACCATTTTTACCAGAGTGGGTACTCAGTCTGATGTGATGTTTGCATTACTGgtcaacattattatttatatttagccTACATCAATAATAAGTACAAACATAggcatacaggctcccatttctgTAAGGGGCCGGctcatttttgcccaaattaaacgaaaatgcccgaatttggataaccacatttattcatattagcattactgccaaacagctatatagggtttcaaacgaatcactacacatttttacatggattacaagtaATACTGTGAGTAGAATGTTGCAAATATATGATGAAATGGTTCAGGCCAACTAATTTTGCCctaatatctctataatttttgcccgaatatctctataatttttgcccgaatttgcttattagtacaaataaaaaataaagtctTCATCAGCAAAAATATCTTTTTCCTAACATTTGTTTATCAGCAGtgagtgacgtcaaactacATCTGTGCTAATCGCGATAACGTCATATTACCGGTGAGGCGACTTCAGaactttgatttactaaatatcaaattaaaatattattttacaagtgtTATAACTAGGATAAACAGAATTTGCTACccgtattttttaatatgtaaaacatcaacctcatctagttaatcggtatttgtctcggctaCTCAGTTGGTATATTCCATATTAAAATACACTCctgacgaatcctctatgtattaatagagattattatacgagcttgtgtgctgtactgattttacaaaacgagtgtcaggatttctTTACTGCCCGAGCAAGAGCCAGGTTACggttaatacatgaatcctgacacgagtttcgcaAAATTAGTACAATTCACACTCGAgtagtattatttttatgaccAACAAGCTAGGAcaatgtcaaaacgtttcaaatgtaCCTAGAAGGAGATGATGAAATgaaatcattttttaaataacgtCATTTTGTAAGCATTTACACAGATTTAAGACTTTGGAAGCTGCATTATGTTATGACATCGCTtcaaaaatgatgtcattcgtTGTAcacatgaaatcattatgacacgtGTCATAcgggttatatttccctgaatatcctgaactatgtggataataaatgatgATATTACCTCCTCTTCGAGTCGCACCACATTGGCCTGGGCGTTTGTTAACGCGTTATCGAGAATGTCCACCTTGTCTTTCTGTTCCTGTAGGCCATACCGCAGCGATTCCACGTCACGCTCGAGGCGATCTCGGACCGATAACAACTCGCTGTctggaaacaaaaaaaatcattttgttttcatcaagctCCAGCTCCACAAAACAAAGATTCCTTCTTATACAGTGAAAAACGTCTAAACCGGATGCCCtctggaccaagtaaaatgtccggttttgggaGAATTCTCATTTACAGAGGGTTCGGTTAAGataggttttactgtattaataaAAGCACTTTAAAAGACTCAAAACTTTggtggatttttatttttatattgtgcaaatattttttaattaaattttatattttttattatatttattccaacCACAAACCACCATTCGAAAGACGGGTTTCTAATTggattatttattgtaaatcatgaaattcgGTTGTTTTTTGTCTACATATTGGATagtattatttcaatatttaccagattattttgcattattttaatgttcaaatcattatttcatatttaatatataatcttATTTCTTCTGGTTGTATGAACTACAATATGTACCtttctaaaaaatatacatattaacattagacaatatttgaaaagttacagtattatttaatttttacatattataaatactGAAAGAAACAATAAGTTAGTTGGTTGGTACATTAACATTTAATCCTGAGAAgtaacaatgtgctggggtgttaaaaaaaacccaacacattcctttcttttcctacGTGCCGCCAGTGTAGATACTTACTTTGTGATTTGAGTTTCCctattgttgtttctttttcaaGTTGGTTTGACCATCGTTCTGCAGCCGAACTTAACAACTACaatcaaaattaaaatcaaaattaaattttcttttaaaatagaataaatatatttacacactgaAACAATACTTATTCAAGAAACACCCATTTAAAAGAGACCGTTTCAGCAATCACGTAAGACAAAATTAATACCATAAACCTCTTTCCATGTGCATGATGACTCAAACAGTTTtagagtttattttatttaatgacaccactagagcacactgattaattatcagctattgggaaTCAAACaattgttaattctgacatgcagtcatcagaggaaaccttctacatttttccattaacagcaagggatcttttatatccaccatcccacagacaggataacacacaccacggcctttgatataccagtcgtggtgcactggatgaaacgagaaatagcccaatgggtccaccgacagcatcccacagacaggataacacataccacagcctttgatataccagctgtagtgcactggatggaactagaaatagcccaatgggtccaccgacagcatcccacagacaggataacacataccacagcctttgatataccagttgtagtgcactggatggaactagaaatagcttaatgggtccaccgacagggattgatcccagaccaactgcacatcaagcaagtgctttaccactggactacgtcccacccttaaGGGTATACATGTAAGTACGAAAACATATTAAAGCCAGACTTGTCGTACATGAGCGATTTTCTCTTATGATTAACAACAGGTGAATCTGAAGCTGAACCCCCTCGAAGGTATGAATGGGCCACAAACTACTCGGTTAATTGAAATTTCTCAAATCGCTACAGGAAATAACGTCCAACAAAACCCTGTAAACAAAGTCGGTTAACATGTCTGATAAACATCTGACacagaaaagtaaaagtaattaTGTAACTCTTCCAAGTCACTGACCCCATCTTACAGACCATCTCGAGGGCACACAATACTCTGACATGCATGACTGAGCACAGATATACACTGAACTCGGTCATCTGTTAAACACAACATCTACCATATATGGATGTTATACCCGTTTAAAAGTAAAAGCCGAACTGATTTTTTGAAAACCTGAACACTCTGTACATATTTGGTGTtggacatccaaaagccgatgattaatagatcaatgtgctcaagtggtgttgtaAAGCAAGACAAACTTCTTAACTGTTAATTATGTGGTATTTCGATAATTTTTCTGTACTTCAGATTTAATCCAATCaactttgtaaaaattattttatgcccAAAAATAACGAGAGATGAAATGAGACAaaaagctgaaattttgtgccTTTCATTTCAGTGATCTCCAACTGATGCGGTAAAACACTTTTCACAATGGCCTTAAAATCAAAGGTCAATGTTATCACGGAAGTGTTGTATATTCCTTTCTGAAGCCATTAAAAAAGGGGGAGATAATTAACAAAAGGGAATTTTAACCGCTAAATAAATTGAAACAATTACTTTAAAGTTTACTTATTTTCCAGTAGTTTAAATAAACAGTTACCTGTACACCTAGGTATGTATATCTCACGTTGTCAAAACTCTTGATAATTACAATGGTGCAAACAAAATAAGAATCGATAATTGCATAAATCTTACCTCTTTTGGGGAAGACGAAGATGACTTTCCATCTACTTGTTCTGAAATTaacacaaaaaattaattacacaaataatatataccataAATCATTGAATAGACACATAGGCATCTATTTCCCCCCCGAAACCCagcctctattcaaggcaggctttatttattttgtatgtaacatgtttttaacaTATCATTATTCTAATGTAGGATTCCAGGCGTTTTCGTGAATGTGGAATCCTCTTATCTCACTGCAAAATGGAAACCCTTCTCCTTTTCTGTTATCTCCGTGTGGTTGTAAGCTTTTGATGTTATGCAACGGAAATGACGAGTATATGATGCAGTCacagtccttggtttttgaaaattataggcaaGTGGAAAATAGCACACCTCAATATGccaaggcgagtgaaaaatcactttccaaaaataaataaaataggcagtgtagctccgattggattttgactggtacgtctacaaaaCTGTCTATTCAACCAGTATTTCCcaatttgttcaacaaagagaaataccagttaAAACGactgccatgtttttaatttttattgttttactttcctatcagctaaatgagctatgaaaactgttgatttttgtaaacagtggaaataaatatatatatacccatttATTTTACGTGCACCCTTTACTGAGTGTAATGTGTGCTACTTTTCACActcgtcagattgaaattacatgcGATGTACGAGTGCGATCGCACCCACGtaccttaaaaagcaaggtctgcAGTCATTAACCTGACAAAGCTACAGTTATAGAAGTTGgcattttccattgaaaaatgaaaaagtaAAGCGGCCATACTCTCAAGTAATGTATTTCCTGTTGGTCTATTATTATTTCCGATGGGTGCCATGTGCAAAACAGCGGGAAATATGaactggggaatgcactgtatactgtatacagtgtgtcGACTTGCATGACATCGagcaagatatctcgcctgcagtagtcagaaggttaaatcaCAAGACTGAACTATCTGGTATAAACACCACTGTAttctttttagttttaaatcCCACAATTTCCAAgatttatcatatttaaaaaattcatcCTTTACTTTTGACACCAAGCCGAACTTCACTAGTTGACAAAAAAACCTTAACATGGCCACCGATACCGGTTATATTGTGGAACTGACCTCGgagttggttgttttttgttttcagtttgttGATCTCTTCCTCCATCCTCTTCTTCATGGTCAGCTCCAGCCTCTCTCTCTTCTGGGACGACTTCACCAACGACTCGTACGCATCATGCACCTTCTGGATCTCCAGCTCAAACTGAAACAAACCAATGTGTCTTTAATGACTCGAACGCGTCATGCACCTTCTCGATCTCCAGCTCAAAccgaaaaaaaacaatgtgtcTTTAATGACTCGAACGCATCATGCACCTTCTCGATCTCCAGCTCAAACTGAAAGAAACCAATGTGTCTTCAATGATTCAAACGCGTCATGCACCTTTGtgcaggacagtgcataccatggcctttgatgtacaagtcatGAGGCAATGGTTGAGACTGAAAAAAATCCTGGTCCATCCAGGGCGACTGAACTTACAACCCATTGCAAGCCAGGGAAGCGCTGTCGTCCATCCAGGGCGACTGAACTTACAACCCATTGCAAGCCAGGGAAGCGCTCTCGTCCATCCAGGGCGACTGAACTTACAACCCATTGCAAGCCAGGGAAGCGCTGTCGTCCATCCAGGGCGACTGAACTTACAACCCATTGCAAGCCAGGGAAGCGCTCTCGTCCATCCAGGGCGACTGAACTTACAACCCATTGCAAGCCAGGGAAGCGTTCTCGTCCATCCAGGGCGACTGAACTTACAACCTACTGCAAGTCAGGGAAGCGCTCTCGTCCATCCAGGGCGACTGAACTTACAACCCATTGCAAGCCAGGGAAGCGCTCTCGTCCATCCAGGGCGACTGAACTTATAatcttaaattaatattaaatggtGAAAATACCTTCTGTAACTTGGAGACTTTCTTATAATAAACATTCAACTCTTCGCGGAGGGCTCGGTTTTCTTCCGACAACATCTCGATCATCTGTGTCGTTCTCGCAGCCATCGCAGCCTGATCGAATTCCTCCGTTCGCGGGTCACTACCGCTGTGGTAATGTCTGGAAGTGAAACATGCATAAATAAACTCTTAGCATTCATTTACATATTAAAGTTACAGGTAAGTAAGGAATGTTTGCTAACACTTAACATGGCTCAGCACACTAAAAAGATATTAAACAGCCATTAATAGGGCTAATTTTTAGGCTGGGAATCCAATTCCTGTAATATTCCTGGAATTcatggtttaacgacaccactagagcacatcccTAAATCAACATTCAGTATTCAGGTAACATTTATTAGAAAATATAGGGCTGattttacaaagcttgtttctgatttacacgcgtgtaactacacacatttacaatccttaaacatacatgtgtagatctgcatttaagaaaaacaggcttcttAAATTCCGTCGATAATTTTCAtgtcaatataataattacatgtatgttataatttattagcatcaaattatatattagacACTTAGCATATATATAGTACCCcacaaaaatgcattaaaatagaTTCTTGTGGATTTCTGCAACATAAATTGGAGGAAGCCAAAGGAATTCTCGTAGaagttgaaaaaataaattatgtctgtattaatattattacctaTGCAATTTATTTCACAAATTTCATTAGTTAGATTTACGTGTCATTCTGAGTAATTATATATCAACCACCAATCAAAAACAGATAACATTCATACTGCACTAAGAGAAAAAGGTCAGAACCTTTTTCCATGTTAATAATcagttttacatatatatatgttccaAAATCacattggtttaaacaatatttattgccttTCAAAAACAGTAGCGTTAGCCTATATTAAAACCTCTcccaacattttacaatatgaatattttagatGCAAAAAACATAATGATTACAACTTGttccaaaaatacattaatatctTATAAAATCTGTATTTTTTGAATGGTAATaaactgactttttttttttctccgaaaaaaaaaaagaagaaacattcTTGGTTAAGAAGtttgaagaaacaaaaaaatctccAACAATACCTCATGATAGGGTGTGCGAACATCGATTCACTTGTGTAGACGGGATTGGGAAATTTACTACTCGGAGGTTCGACCATGTGTCTCAGATCCGGCTGGGACTTGGTCAGCCCGATCTTGTCGACATTCTCCGAAGACGAAAGTTTTGTGTCCAACTTATCAGTAGCGTTCGAGAGAGCCGTGTTGCCGGGATACTCGGGCGGGGGTGGCAGATTGGCGATGTACGACAACACCTGATTGTTCTGTCCTGGCTCCGTCGCCGTGCCAACACTCCACTGCGAATTCACGTACGTTGGAACACTGCGGTAATGGGGAATCCCGCCGTGGGAGTAATCCACCGTCCTCGACGAAACCGGAGGAGGCAGCGATGGCTGACATCCCGGCACGACCTGCGACGCCCACTGAGGTCCCGGCAGCTGGGCAGCCGAATACCCCGTCTCCGAGGATACAGCGTACACTTTACTCTGCGATGGTCCCGTCACGAAATAGGCCGGCACAGCCGTCGGTGTGGGCTTATGTTCCACCGACGACATGGGCGGCATGCCGAGGCGGGTGAGGATGCTGTAGTTGCTGTCGCCTGCACCCACGTCGAGCTGGCTGTAGAGGCACGATGTCTGGGACACATTCTCCTCACCCTGCGGCTCCTGACGCTGCAATGTCGTCAGGTTCTCTGACGACGAAACCGAAACATCCGTGCTCGTCTCACTACCCGAAAAACTCTGGCGCAAACCTGCAGTgcaaagatttaaaaaaagtttgtttttgcttaatgactctactagagcacattgattgattaatcatcatctaCTGGATGAAAgacatttcataattctaatgtataaagtttgttttgtttaacaacatgagGAGGAATCTAGGTAGGGAGAGGGagtgggagagggagagagagggagagagaggggggggagagagagagagagagagagagagagagagagagagagagagagagagagagacacactcAGACTACTAACCAGGCTGGTTGTGAAGCTGTTTCGAGTGGCCTGGgtacggagagagagagagagagagagagagagagagagagagagagagagagagacagagacagacagagacagacacacacactcagactaCTAACCAGGCTGGTTGTGAAGCTGTTTCGAGTGGCCTGGGTACGGTGGTGGGTCTCGGTACTGGTTCTGCATGGCGATTATTTCAAGCTGCGTAAACAGGTCCGGTG
It encodes:
- the LOC121375256 gene encoding angiomotin-like isoform X2, whose amino-acid sequence is MQNQYRDPPPYPGHSKQLHNQPGLRQSFSGSETSTDVSVSSSENLTTLQRQEPQGEENVSQTSCLYSQLDVGAGDSNYSILTRLGMPPMSSVEHKPTPTAVPAYFVTGPSQSKVYAVSSETGYSAAQLPGPQWASQVVPGCQPSLPPPVSSRTVDYSHGGIPHYRSVPTYVNSQWSVGTATEPGQNNQVLSYIANLPPPPEYPGNTALSNATDKLDTKLSSSENVDKIGLTKSQPDLRHMVEPPSSKFPNPVYTSESMFAHPIMRHYHSGSDPRTEEFDQAAMAARTTQMIEMLSEENRALREELNVYYKKVSKLQKFELEIQKVHDAYESLVKSSQKRERLELTMKKRMEEEINKLKTKNNQLREQVDGKSSSSSPKELLSSAAERWSNQLEKETTIGKLKSQNSELLSVRDRLERDVESLRYGLQEQKDKVDILDNALTNAQANVVRLEEECNKKQAHIDKIDQVQKAFVSLQSVSERREHLEKQVRVKLEKELESLRTQQKSGWTKGSEQDDTDNVSVSTLKHRLDEKDAKVLALEAEVARLEQKCLEESTMRQLAMDESASPKEFRLAALEKTSADTEKLINEAKSEKLKHMEELYQSHRKIAELEARVKSLQTQLAQTEGIVKVFQHSPMTRSSSVHTIYCSPLHSPRPSIMAASSLSHQTSLSDTTSYKDYSSVKHVKSGSASAVDIRKMEDELREKFKDLQTESKDDSDDETRLWQV
- the LOC121375256 gene encoding angiomotin-like isoform X1, yielding MPEYSNLPCLHALHHSEAVTDGTDGPPDLFTQLEIIAMQNQYRDPPPYPGHSKQLHNQPGLRQSFSGSETSTDVSVSSSENLTTLQRQEPQGEENVSQTSCLYSQLDVGAGDSNYSILTRLGMPPMSSVEHKPTPTAVPAYFVTGPSQSKVYAVSSETGYSAAQLPGPQWASQVVPGCQPSLPPPVSSRTVDYSHGGIPHYRSVPTYVNSQWSVGTATEPGQNNQVLSYIANLPPPPEYPGNTALSNATDKLDTKLSSSENVDKIGLTKSQPDLRHMVEPPSSKFPNPVYTSESMFAHPIMRHYHSGSDPRTEEFDQAAMAARTTQMIEMLSEENRALREELNVYYKKVSKLQKFELEIQKVHDAYESLVKSSQKRERLELTMKKRMEEEINKLKTKNNQLREQVDGKSSSSSPKELLSSAAERWSNQLEKETTIGKLKSQNSELLSVRDRLERDVESLRYGLQEQKDKVDILDNALTNAQANVVRLEEECNKKQAHIDKIDQVQKAFVSLQSVSERREHLEKQVRVKLEKELESLRTQQKSGWTKGSEQDDTDNVSVSTLKHRLDEKDAKVLALEAEVARLEQKCLEESTMRQLAMDESASPKEFRLAALEKTSADTEKLINEAKSEKLKHMEELYQSHRKIAELEARVKSLQTQLAQTEGIVKVFQHSPMTRSSSVHTIYCSPLHSPRPSIMAASSLSHQTSLSDTTSYKDYSSVKHVKSGSASAVDIRKMEDELREKFKDLQTESKDDSDDETRLWQV